TATGTTCATATAGTATAGTGCAGCAACCCCCGACCCCGCAGAAAAGCCGCCGGATAAAGGAGAACAGCTATGGAAGAAGACACAAGATCTGATATGGCGTCAGATGATGGGAAGATTTCTCGCCGTTCTTTCCTTGCCGGGGCGGCTGCCGGCGCGGCAGGCGCTTGGGGGATCTCTTACGGATTAAAGGCGATGGCCGTTGACCCCTCACGTCCGCCCGATCTTTACGAATTCTTTCTTGACAACTTCTGGTTCAAGGAGGCCGAGCTCGAGCGCGAGCGCCTGAATCCACCGCTGAAAGGCAGCCATCAAGCAGACATCGTGATTATCGGCGGCGGCTTTACCGGGCTGTCATCGGCTTTGCATCTGAGCCGCCTGCTGCCTCAGAAGAAGATCGTGCTGCTTGAAGGCGCCTGTTGCGGGTACGGCGCGAGCGGGCGCAATGGCGGTTTTTGCGACGCCGGCATCCCGGGATTGATGGATTATGTGCATGAGGCCGGGCCGGAGCTTGGCCGGAAGGCGTTTGACGCCACACTTTACGGCCTGAAGCAGATCAGAGAGCTTTCGACGGAGCATGGAGTCAAGTGCGATTTCGAGGAGAACGGAATGCTCGAGGCGGCAATGGATGAGGAGCAGGCCGAGAATCTCGAAAAGGAGTATGAGCTATATAAGACGATGGGGCTCGACGCAACCATTGTGCAGGGACAGGAACTGAAAATGGAGGTAAACTCGCCGCGGTATCTTGCGCTCTTGAAATTCCCGTACGGCGGCATAGTAAATCCCGCCAAATTGGCGCGCGGTATGAAACCGCTGATCGAGAAGGCCGGGGTCGAGGTGCACGAATGCACAGTTGTCATGCGGGTGACTCCGGGCAAACAGCATCGTGTTGAGACGGAGATGGGGGAGATCACCGCGCCCATACTCGTTCTGGGTCTGAATGGATATTCCTCAAAAATCGGCTTCTTCAAGAATCGCGTAATGCCGCTCTGTAGCTATGTGATCGCGACTGAACCTCTGAGCCAGGCGCAGTGGGACTCAATCGGGTGGAAGAACAGACAGGGAATGGCAGATATGCGGGTTCTATTCGATTACCAGCGTCCAAGCGCCGACGGCAGAATAGTCATCGGAGGTTCCGATTATCCCTATTTCGCCAACGACCAACTCAGTTCAGGGAACAATAAACCGGTCATCGAGTTGTTGACGCAGAGCCTGCTGACGACATTTCCGCAACTCGAAGGCATCCGAATCGATCACGCATGGGGCGGCACTATGGGTTTTACCCTTGATTTTACGCCGTCGGTCGGCGTATTGGGAGATGATAACAATTTGTTTTATGGCGTCGCCTATAACGGCGAAGGAGTCGCTTTTGGGCAGACTGCAGGCCGAATCATTGCGGAGCTTGTAGCCGGCGAGCGGAGCGGACTGACGGATTTATTTGTGTTGAATCATAAAATTCCCTATGCCGGACCGCAAAGCGCGCGGTTTCTTTCGGCTCGCCTGCACAAGTGGTATCTCACCCGAACGTCGTCGAAGACGGTTCGATGAAAGGCGGCTAAAGGGGGCAAAACCACCTGTTTTACCGGGGCCAAGAGAACACTCCCCTAAAGGCGAAAGCCGGTTCCGGGTGGTTCATCTCGTGTGAAAGGTGCTTTGCCCTTCAATTGCTCATACATTTATGAGTCATTCCATCTCTCCCCAAAAAACGGGACGTGTGTTTTTTGGCTGGTACATTGTCTGTGCCGGATTCATCTGTTTGTGGATCAATGCCGGGATTGGCTTCTATTCTTTCCCCGTCTTCCTGGTGGAGTTGACCAATAAGCTGGGATGGGGAAGAGGGTCCACCGCAGTTGGCATCTCGATCACCTTTATCATTGGGGGCTTTGCGAGTCCGGTCGTCGGCAGATTGCTGCCGAATTTGGGGCCGAAGAAACTTATTATCGCCGGCTCCATTCTCATGAGCCTCGCGTTTATCGCGTTCAGCTTCATGACGGCGCTCTGGCAATTCTACCTCATTTGCTCCTTCCTCGCCATCGGGTTGAGCTGCACCGGAACAATGCCTGCCAGTTACGTGATCTCCGACTGGTTTCAGAGAAAACGGGGAAGGGCAATGGGAATCATGATGATAGGCGTCGGATTGGGCGGACTAACCTTTGTTCCATTGACTAACCGGCTCATTCAATCGCTCGAGCTGCGACAAACCTTCATTGCCTATGGGCTCTTTATCAGCTTGGCTATTGTTCCGATTACCAGTATTATCATCAGACGAAGGCCAGCCGAGGCAGGAGTGATGCCCGATGGAGACCTAGAAGCGGTCGCGCGCACAAGCGGCTCTGACTCCTCTTCGCCTGCGGCGCCGGTTTCCTGGAAGCTCAAGGAAGCGCTTCGTACAAAAACCTTCTGGGCAATCGCCGCCGCCTTTCTTTTGGCAACCTTTGGGCAGACTCCCATCCTCATTCATCAGGTCGCTTACTTTCAGGATATCGGTATATCAGCCGAGAAGGCTGCGGCCGCACTTGGCCTGTGCGCTTTCTTGGGGATCGGCGGAAAGTTGTTTTTCGGGGCAATGGCCGACCGCTATCCCGCCCGCTATGCAATGATGCTTTGTTTCGGGCTGCAATTCGTGGGAACGCTCCTTCTGCTAAAAACCGGAGGCTTGGGCTCCCCCTACTGGTTTGTAATCGTTTGGGGATTCGCGATGGGGGGAGTAATTGCGTTGGAGCCGCTTATCGTGGTTGAATGTTTCGGAATGGAATCTTTTGGAGTAATTCTCGGCATGCTCTACGTCCTGACCACAATCGGCGGGTCCTCGGGGGCTCCGTTTGCGGGATTCATATTCGATTTTTTCAAGAGTTATAATGCTGCTTTTGTGCTGTTCGCTGTTACCTATCTCTTTGCGACTGCTTTCAGCCTGCTTGCGGTGCCGCCATGCAAGATTTCCATCCGGCCAACCATTCTGTAATAGATTCAGAATAGCCTCACCGCGCATGCGAAGACATTTCTGTCACTACAATTATTGCACCGGCTGAATTTTGAGATATC
This genomic interval from Candidatus Abyssobacteria bacterium SURF_5 contains the following:
- a CDS encoding FAD-dependent oxidoreductase, encoding MEEDTRSDMASDDGKISRRSFLAGAAAGAAGAWGISYGLKAMAVDPSRPPDLYEFFLDNFWFKEAELERERLNPPLKGSHQADIVIIGGGFTGLSSALHLSRLLPQKKIVLLEGACCGYGASGRNGGFCDAGIPGLMDYVHEAGPELGRKAFDATLYGLKQIRELSTEHGVKCDFEENGMLEAAMDEEQAENLEKEYELYKTMGLDATIVQGQELKMEVNSPRYLALLKFPYGGIVNPAKLARGMKPLIEKAGVEVHECTVVMRVTPGKQHRVETEMGEITAPILVLGLNGYSSKIGFFKNRVMPLCSYVIATEPLSQAQWDSIGWKNRQGMADMRVLFDYQRPSADGRIVIGGSDYPYFANDQLSSGNNKPVIELLTQSLLTTFPQLEGIRIDHAWGGTMGFTLDFTPSVGVLGDDNNLFYGVAYNGEGVAFGQTAGRIIAELVAGERSGLTDLFVLNHKIPYAGPQSARFLSARLHKWYLTRTSSKTVR
- a CDS encoding MFS transporter; the encoded protein is MSHSISPQKTGRVFFGWYIVCAGFICLWINAGIGFYSFPVFLVELTNKLGWGRGSTAVGISITFIIGGFASPVVGRLLPNLGPKKLIIAGSILMSLAFIAFSFMTALWQFYLICSFLAIGLSCTGTMPASYVISDWFQRKRGRAMGIMMIGVGLGGLTFVPLTNRLIQSLELRQTFIAYGLFISLAIVPITSIIIRRRPAEAGVMPDGDLEAVARTSGSDSSSPAAPVSWKLKEALRTKTFWAIAAAFLLATFGQTPILIHQVAYFQDIGISAEKAAAALGLCAFLGIGGKLFFGAMADRYPARYAMMLCFGLQFVGTLLLLKTGGLGSPYWFVIVWGFAMGGVIALEPLIVVECFGMESFGVILGMLYVLTTIGGSSGAPFAGFIFDFFKSYNAAFVLFAVTYLFATAFSLLAVPPCKISIRPTIL